In Psychrilyobacter piezotolerans, the genomic window CAGCTGCATCATTATAAAAATCTACTGCCGGAAAATGTCCTGTTGTTATGAGTACCTTATTATTGTCTTCAGCTCTTTTAGCTACATCTTTCATCCAAGTAATTAAATGACTTTTGTGGGTTATTACTGCATTAAATCCAGCATTACCAGATCCATTAAAATTAGAACCATTTTCAGGATTATTATCTACAGGAGTTTCCTTTGGGATATAGACATTGGAATCAACTACTAAAAGCCAGACCCCTTCTGTAGGTTCCAATAAATATGAACCATCTGGAACTAAGTATTCTTTTCCTGCCAGATTCTCTTCGGATCCACGTGGACTTATAGGATAACTTCTTTTAGACAGATTCGATTCCTTTACTGCTTTTTCAAAGGAATAGTTATCTTCATTATAAGTTGAAAAAGGAGTTTCCCAGTAGATCATCTGTTCCTGGGGATAAAGGCCATATTTCCCCACTTCGTTAAAAAGCCCTTCATACCCCATAAACTTAACTTCATCTGAAATAATAGGAGGATTGGATAAATTATCTTTCTTATACATACCATTACTGCTGATTGGTTGTTTTTTTCCGTTGTTTCCTAAATAATCCTTTTTTCCTCCTGGAATTTCAAAAGGTCTTGCTGGATCATGGTTTCCAAAGGTAATTAAAAATTCCATTCCATATTTTTTTGAATAATCATCCAAGATTTTTTTGAATCCTCTTACATTGATAGGCTGGCCATCATCTGAAAAATCCCCCGGGAAAACAACATATTTAATCCCTTTATTTTTAATATCATCCAAAGCTGCGATAAATGCAAAATAATTTTCATTAAATAATCTGGTAGAATTAAGTTGTGACTCCATAGTTCTTATAGTTGCAGATTTCTCAGTAGTTTTACTATAAATCCCTTTAAAACTACCATCTTGAAACTCAGCGTAAACATCATGGAAATGGACATCTGGCATAAATGCGATTTTTACTTCTGAACTTTTTTTATTCACAAGGTTAGGGTCTTTAGTTTTACAACCTACTAAGGTTAAAAATAGGCAAAATAAGATAAAAATTTTTTTCATTGTTAATTTCCTCCATTTTAAGTTTTATGTTTTCAAAACAAGATTTTAATCCCTTTCTAGCTACAGGCAATACATTCATTTATCATTAATTCTACAGATCATTTTCCCTCCTTTTTTCTTTTGATAAATATACAAAATGTATATACCGACAACTTAAAATTAATCCTTTATTTGCTTAAAATTTCCTTTTATTCCTTAAGTGAAATATAAAAATAAAGACCTCCCCACTGTACGACTATTACAGCTGGGAGGTCTTTTATTTTTGACTTTATTATTATTTTAATTTTAGTTGGATAGGAAGTGTTATTTAAAATATAATCTTATCCTATAAAAAAATTTTGCTATCTTATATTTTATAAGGTAGTTTTTCGTTTCTTTGAATTTTTTCCATGACCCGTCCTCTAATCTGGAGGGACCTGCATTGTAGGCCACCAGGACTTTTTTTACGTCACCGTCATACCTGTCCATAAGATAGTGGAGGTAAAGGGTGCCAATTTCAATATTATATACAGGATCCAGTAACATCTTTTTAGAATACGGAAGGTTATGAGATTTTGCCATCCACTCTCCTGTAGAAGGCATGATCTGCATAAGACCGACGGCTCCTTTATGGGAAACTACATGTTCCCTGAAGTTGCTCTCGATCTTAATGACTGAATAGATAACCTCTCTGTCTATCTCGTATTTTTTAGATATTTTATCGATTTCTCCATAATATTTTAAAGGAAAGAATGAAATAACTCCTATTGTCC contains:
- a CDS encoding metallophosphoesterase family protein; translated protein: MKKIFILFCLFLTLVGCKTKDPNLVNKKSSEVKIAFMPDVHFHDVYAEFQDGSFKGIYSKTTEKSATIRTMESQLNSTRLFNENYFAFIAALDDIKNKGIKYVVFPGDFSDDGQPINVRGFKKILDDYSKKYGMEFLITFGNHDPARPFEIPGGKKDYLGNNGKKQPISSNGMYKKDNLSNPPIISDEVKFMGYEGLFNEVGKYGLYPQEQMIYWETPFSTYNEDNYSFEKAVKESNLSKRSYPISPRGSEENLAGKEYLVPDGSYLLEPTEGVWLLVVDSNVYIPKETPVDNNPENGSNFNGSGNAGFNAVITHKSHLITWMKDVAKRAEDNNKVLITTGHFPAVDFYNDAAEEIEDIFGIGNFQLKRNPKETTSQILAEIGIKVNVAGHMHFNDTGMKKYSDNEFIFNIQSPSLSAYIPAYKVLTVKDKNTIDVDTIMLDEVPRFDELFEHYQTEYDHLDKIGYDNIWNKDILTSKNYYEFNQWHIKELVRLRFLPKEWPEDIKEMIFKLNGKEMLILSQLETEISLDQWNNIDFKNTPEWVNAEDKAKNLLNKDESLEDYENWSGFDLITDFYKLRNADSLALKEISPERIEQYKLLSKVLSDTDIKLVYADNKISGENSISNVFKKRFNGIFSIMLKFSTDLPSENFTLDIKNGTITKR
- a CDS encoding lytic transglycosylase domain-containing protein, with the translated sequence MKRIYIYILIFLIFTGTIGVISFFPLKYYGEIDKISKKYEIDREVIYSVIKIESNFREHVVSHKGAVGLMQIMPSTGEWMAKSHNLPYSKKMLLDPVYNIEIGTLYLHYLMDRYDGDVKKVLVAYNAGPSRLEDGSWKKFKETKNYLIKYKIAKFFYRIRLYFK